A part of Thermococcus sp. LS1 genomic DNA contains:
- a CDS encoding pantoate kinase, with protein sequence MLIRAFVPAHITAFFVPRFHDDPLKAGSLGAGVNLSKGTNVFVSVETGTLERHIHVAFNGEPVKKDEAVISYSVAEELVPMDFTGEVEIWQYLDFPNGYGFGNSAGGALGTALALSYSFGGTWLRAAQTAHRHEVLNKGGLGDVVAQLAGGIEVRVKAGGPGIGLVDNLFFEDYKVLVVPLGRLSTKEVLDGDVINAIEAEGSKALEKLLAEPKPERMMILAREFAERTGLLDGELLELARELDKVISNPSSMIMLGRGLFALIKPEEVEKARNILTDLEVPFDVVDVFTGKPEVGRWVG encoded by the coding sequence ATGCTGATTAGAGCTTTCGTTCCCGCCCACATCACAGCCTTTTTCGTCCCGCGCTTTCACGATGATCCGCTCAAAGCAGGCTCTCTGGGGGCTGGAGTTAACCTCTCAAAGGGCACAAACGTCTTCGTGAGCGTTGAAACCGGAACGCTCGAGAGGCACATTCACGTGGCCTTCAACGGCGAGCCCGTGAAGAAGGACGAGGCCGTGATAAGCTACTCCGTCGCTGAAGAGCTCGTTCCAATGGATTTCACAGGTGAGGTTGAGATATGGCAGTACCTCGACTTTCCCAACGGCTACGGCTTTGGCAACAGTGCCGGTGGGGCTCTGGGCACGGCTCTGGCTCTGAGCTATTCCTTCGGTGGGACGTGGCTCAGGGCTGCGCAGACGGCGCACAGACACGAGGTTCTCAACAAGGGTGGCTTAGGTGATGTCGTTGCACAGCTCGCGGGCGGAATAGAGGTTCGGGTTAAGGCCGGAGGTCCGGGGATAGGCCTGGTCGATAACCTGTTCTTCGAGGACTATAAGGTCCTCGTCGTCCCACTCGGCAGGCTCTCTACCAAAGAGGTTCTCGATGGGGACGTCATCAACGCCATAGAAGCCGAGGGTTCTAAAGCCCTGGAGAAGCTTCTGGCAGAACCTAAGCCCGAGCGCATGATGATCCTCGCAAGGGAGTTCGCCGAAAGGACCGGTTTGCTGGACGGCGAGCTCCTTGAACTAGCCAGAGAGCTAGACAAAGTAATCTCAAACCCGAGCTCGATGATAATGCTCGGCAGGGGTCTGTTTGCCCTCATCAAACCGGAAGAAGTTGAAAAAGCTCGGAATATCCTCACTGACCTGGAGGTTCCGTTCGACGTTGTCGATGTTTTCACGGGCAAGCCCGAGGTTGGCAGGTGGGTCGGATAG
- a CDS encoding class I SAM-dependent methyltransferase, translating to MSFREKYARLGERYNFLEKPLDRFFCPLRQKAISFVKGKTLEIGVGVGKTLPYYPPNVELHAVDAVPEMVKIAEKKARELGLNARFYVMDAEKLEFPSESFDTVISSFVFCTVPNPEKAMKEIYRVLKPGGRAIFLEHTKSECELLNWLFLKPLDLFLGWLIEDNTLRETHKLVRKYFKVEHEESNYRGIVRLIVARKERSSR from the coding sequence ATGAGCTTTCGGGAGAAGTACGCCAGACTTGGGGAACGCTATAACTTCCTCGAAAAACCCCTCGACAGGTTCTTCTGCCCGCTGAGACAAAAGGCCATAAGCTTTGTTAAGGGAAAAACTCTTGAGATAGGCGTCGGCGTTGGCAAGACCCTTCCCTATTACCCTCCCAACGTCGAGCTCCATGCAGTCGACGCCGTGCCTGAGATGGTCAAGATAGCAGAGAAGAAGGCCAGAGAACTCGGTCTGAACGCCCGATTTTATGTCATGGACGCTGAAAAACTGGAGTTTCCAAGCGAAAGTTTCGATACTGTGATTTCATCCTTTGTCTTCTGCACTGTGCCGAATCCAGAAAAGGCTATGAAAGAGATTTACCGAGTCTTAAAGCCCGGCGGCAGGGCAATATTTTTGGAACACACGAAGAGCGAGTGTGAGCTCTTAAACTGGCTGTTTTTAAAGCCTCTGGACCTCTTCCTCGGCTGGCTCATAGAGGACAACACTCTAAGGGAGACGCACAAGCTCGTTAGAAAATACTTTAAAGTCGAGCACGAGGAAAGCAACTACAGGGGCATAGTCAGGCTCATAGTGGCAAGAAAAGAACGGTCCTCAAGGTAA
- a CDS encoding helix-turn-helix transcriptional regulator, with translation MFGRRKDVVYKVLATKKRAVALQSLSAELETPMPAVLKTVKQLESDGLVEVFYGRDKASIMVKAKTIEDYI, from the coding sequence ATGTTCGGCAGGCGTAAGGATGTTGTTTACAAAGTCCTCGCCACCAAAAAGAGGGCCGTGGCCCTTCAGAGCCTGAGCGCCGAGCTCGAGACTCCCATGCCCGCGGTTCTTAAAACTGTAAAACAATTAGAATCAGACGGTCTCGTAGAGGTTTTCTACGGTCGGGATAAAGCCTCAATAATGGTGAAAGCAAAGACCATTGAGGATTACATCTGA
- a CDS encoding MinD/ParA family protein encodes MVSVVITGRGGAGKTTMTTNLSTYFSKNNYRTLVIDGDLYLPKLAFHFGIYNPVYNLHTLLKNPEMRVLDAVYHDVKTGVDVLPGSSKLYDVLDLDQRRLRDIVREIQTRYQITVIDSPVGIPFDTISTFRLAQYQLIIVEIERCPIHSVHRMIENEVIKLKALGEAYGLKVGVILNKVRESSQNVDDIVEFLEYSVDIPVVGIVPYDYRVPEATNEGRPVVDYAPHSKASKAIAEAGDILNEWIFGKKKKEGSRDRLYVALLSLLRGSRIPAGKKL; translated from the coding sequence GTGGTATCAGTAGTCATAACCGGTAGGGGTGGGGCAGGAAAGACCACCATGACAACTAATTTGAGCACTTACTTCTCCAAGAACAACTATAGAACTCTGGTCATAGATGGCGATCTTTATCTCCCAAAGCTCGCCTTCCACTTCGGCATATACAACCCGGTCTACAACCTCCACACCTTGCTAAAGAACCCCGAAATGAGGGTTCTGGATGCGGTCTACCACGACGTCAAAACGGGTGTCGATGTGCTCCCAGGGAGTTCAAAGCTCTACGACGTCCTTGACCTAGACCAGAGGAGGCTCAGAGACATCGTGAGGGAGATCCAAACGAGGTACCAGATCACGGTCATAGATTCACCGGTCGGAATACCCTTTGATACAATTTCGACCTTCAGACTCGCCCAGTACCAGCTAATCATAGTGGAGATAGAGCGCTGTCCGATACACTCGGTTCACAGAATGATAGAAAACGAAGTCATCAAACTGAAGGCCCTCGGAGAGGCCTACGGCCTGAAGGTTGGGGTCATACTCAACAAGGTCAGGGAGTCCTCGCAGAACGTCGACGACATAGTGGAGTTCCTTGAGTACAGTGTTGACATTCCGGTTGTGGGGATAGTGCCCTATGACTACAGGGTTCCAGAGGCAACCAACGAGGGGAGGCCCGTTGTTGACTACGCCCCCCACTCAAAGGCGTCCAAAGCCATAGCCGAGGCGGGCGACATCCTGAACGAGTGGATATTTGGGAAAAAGAAAAAGGAAGGATCCCGCGACAGGCTCTACGTGGCATTACTCTCCCTTTTGCGAGGAAGCAGAATCCCTGCGGGCAAAAAGCTCTGA
- the rlmD gene encoding 23S rRNA (uracil(1939)-C(5))-methyltransferase RlmD, which translates to MRGVVERLDLEGLGVVRLDKREIHVPFTAPGDLVEVRRWRRKKKTLIATDYEVVEPSEIRTEPKCPYFGTCGGCLLQHLPYDEQLKFKSDKLLEILGFDVEVIPSPEIYGHRNRIDVVISTNGIGFRRRGTWWNVVDIEECPVFGKTSRKVLLSLREFIEDHKPSLYEIGKNKGFLRYVVIREGKFTGELMVNLVTSEGTLPAEFPSYFDYADSIYWSVNRTPSDVSYGDVERFWKGEFIRERLDDVTYLIHPNSFFQTNSYQAVNLVREVSKLVEGERVLDLYSGVGTFGVYLAKRGFTVEGIEINPFAVEMANRNAELNRVDATFVVGEDKDVENLAKYDTIILDPPRAGLHPKLIRKILKDEPQTIVYVSCNPKTLKLNLEELSGKYSVEGAVGLDMFPHTPHVEVVVKLKLKV; encoded by the coding sequence ATGAGGGGAGTCGTTGAGAGACTAGATTTGGAAGGGCTGGGTGTCGTCAGGCTGGATAAACGGGAAATTCACGTTCCATTCACCGCTCCAGGCGACCTCGTCGAAGTTAGGCGGTGGAGGAGAAAGAAAAAAACCCTGATAGCAACCGACTATGAGGTAGTTGAGCCTTCTGAGATTCGAACCGAGCCAAAGTGCCCGTATTTTGGAACCTGCGGCGGCTGTCTCTTGCAGCACCTTCCATACGATGAGCAGCTGAAGTTCAAATCCGACAAGCTTTTGGAGATTCTTGGTTTTGATGTCGAAGTTATTCCTTCACCGGAGATATATGGCCACAGAAATCGTATTGATGTTGTCATTTCGACAAACGGAATTGGCTTCAGAAGGCGGGGCACCTGGTGGAACGTCGTGGACATCGAGGAGTGTCCCGTCTTTGGAAAAACCAGCAGGAAAGTTCTCCTTTCGCTCAGGGAGTTTATAGAGGACCACAAGCCGAGCCTCTATGAGATAGGCAAAAACAAGGGCTTTCTGAGGTATGTAGTTATTCGCGAGGGCAAGTTTACGGGCGAGCTCATGGTGAACCTCGTGACCTCTGAGGGGACCCTCCCGGCGGAGTTTCCCAGCTACTTTGACTACGCCGATTCCATCTACTGGAGCGTGAACAGGACACCAAGCGATGTCTCCTACGGCGATGTAGAGCGCTTCTGGAAGGGCGAGTTCATACGCGAGAGGCTGGACGATGTTACATATCTCATCCACCCCAACAGCTTCTTCCAGACCAACAGCTATCAGGCCGTCAACCTGGTCAGGGAGGTTTCCAAACTTGTAGAGGGTGAGAGGGTTCTCGATCTGTATTCGGGCGTCGGAACCTTTGGCGTTTACCTTGCGAAGAGGGGCTTTACCGTTGAGGGCATCGAGATTAACCCCTTCGCGGTGGAGATGGCCAACAGGAACGCGGAGCTGAACAGAGTTGATGCAACCTTTGTGGTTGGAGAGGACAAAGACGTCGAGAACTTGGCGAAATACGACACGATAATCCTCGATCCGCCGAGAGCGGGCTTGCATCCAAAGCTGATTAGGAAAATCTTAAAAGATGAACCGCAGACCATCGTTTACGTCTCCTGCAATCCAAAGACCCTTAAACTGAACTTGGAGGAGCTGTCCGGAAAGTACTCTGTGGAAGGGGCAGTTGGTCTCGACATGTTCCCTCACACTCCCCACGTTGAAGTGGTTGTCAAACTTAAACTCAAGGTTTAG
- a CDS encoding ATP-dependent DNA ligase, with protein sequence MKYAELSDLYRRLEKTTLKTLKTKFVADFLKKTPDELLEVVPYLILGKVFPDWDERELGVGEKLLIKAVSMATGVPEREIENSVKDTGDLGESVALALKKKKQKSFFSQPLTIKRVYQTFIKIAEASGEGSQDRKLKYLANIFMDAQPEEGKYIARTVLGMMRTGVAEGILRDAIAEAFKVKAELVERAYMLTSDFGYVAKVAKLEGNDGLGKVHIQIGKPIRPMLAQNAASVKEALLEMGGEAAFEIKYDGARVQVHKDGDRVVIYSRRLENVTRSIPEVVDAIKASIKPEKAIVEGELVAVGEGGRPRPFQYVLRRFRRKYNIEEMIEKIPLELNLFDVLYVDGEALIDTPFRERRAKLEEIIEEGEKIKLAQQLVTKKAEEAEKFYKNALELGHEGLMAKRLDSVYEPGNRGKKWLKIKPTMEDLDLVIIGAEWGEGRRAHLLGSFLVAAYDPHSGEFVPVGKVGSGFTDEDLVEFTKMLKPLITGGEGKFVEIEPKIVIQVTYQEIQRSPKYRSGFALRFPRYVALREDKSPEEADTIERIAQLYEFQERFKAKK encoded by the coding sequence ATGAAATACGCTGAACTTTCTGACCTTTACCGCAGGCTCGAGAAGACTACCCTCAAAACGCTCAAGACTAAGTTCGTGGCCGACTTTCTGAAGAAAACTCCAGATGAGCTGCTCGAGGTGGTTCCCTACCTGATTCTAGGTAAGGTCTTCCCCGATTGGGATGAGAGGGAGCTTGGTGTTGGTGAGAAGCTCCTAATAAAGGCCGTATCTATGGCAACCGGTGTTCCTGAGAGGGAAATAGAGAACTCCGTCAAGGACACTGGTGATCTGGGTGAGAGCGTTGCCCTGGCATTAAAGAAAAAGAAGCAGAAGAGCTTCTTCAGCCAGCCGCTCACGATAAAGCGCGTTTATCAGACTTTCATTAAGATAGCCGAAGCGAGCGGCGAGGGAAGCCAGGACAGGAAGCTGAAGTATCTCGCCAACATCTTCATGGACGCCCAGCCGGAAGAGGGTAAATACATAGCGAGAACTGTTCTCGGCATGATGAGGACGGGCGTTGCCGAGGGCATACTTCGCGATGCCATAGCCGAAGCCTTCAAGGTCAAAGCCGAGCTCGTTGAGCGTGCCTATATGCTCACGAGCGACTTCGGCTACGTTGCAAAGGTGGCGAAGCTCGAGGGCAACGATGGTCTGGGGAAGGTTCACATTCAGATTGGGAAGCCGATAAGGCCGATGCTCGCCCAGAATGCGGCGAGCGTCAAGGAGGCTCTCCTCGAGATGGGCGGCGAGGCGGCATTCGAAATAAAGTACGATGGAGCGAGAGTTCAGGTTCACAAGGACGGCGACAGGGTTGTAATCTACTCCAGACGGCTGGAGAACGTCACGCGCTCTATCCCCGAGGTCGTTGATGCCATAAAGGCGAGCATAAAGCCTGAAAAAGCGATAGTTGAGGGCGAGCTTGTCGCTGTGGGTGAGGGTGGAAGGCCAAGGCCCTTCCAGTACGTCCTCAGGCGCTTCAGGAGGAAATACAACATCGAGGAGATGATAGAGAAGATCCCGCTGGAGCTCAACCTTTTCGACGTCCTCTACGTCGATGGAGAGGCCCTGATCGACACACCCTTCCGCGAGAGAAGAGCTAAGCTCGAAGAAATCATCGAGGAGGGCGAAAAGATCAAGCTTGCCCAGCAGCTGGTTACGAAGAAGGCCGAGGAGGCCGAGAAGTTCTACAAGAATGCCCTTGAACTCGGCCACGAGGGTCTCATGGCGAAGCGGCTCGATTCCGTCTACGAGCCCGGAAACAGGGGCAAGAAGTGGCTCAAGATAAAGCCCACCATGGAGGATCTCGACCTTGTCATAATCGGAGCGGAGTGGGGCGAGGGAAGAAGGGCGCACCTGCTCGGCTCCTTCCTGGTTGCGGCCTATGACCCGCACAGCGGTGAGTTCGTGCCGGTCGGGAAGGTTGGCAGCGGCTTCACCGATGAAGACCTCGTTGAGTTCACCAAGATGCTCAAGCCCCTCATCACCGGCGGCGAGGGCAAGTTCGTGGAGATTGAGCCGAAGATAGTCATCCAGGTCACCTACCAGGAGATACAGAGGAGTCCGAAGTACAGGAGCGGGTTCGCCTTAAGGTTCCCGCGCTACGTGGCCCTGAGAGAGGATAAAAGTCCTGAAGAGGCCGACACGATAGAGCGCATCGCCCAGCTCTACGAGTTCCAGGAGAGGTTCAAGGCTAAAAAGTGA
- a CDS encoding right-handed parallel beta-helix repeat-containing protein, whose protein sequence is MKKVQAAFLMMFLLFAVMPARYGLLSAQPLYAEVWVNDDAPADWYGGNHVATLQEAVSLVAENGIIHVLPGEYYEDEPIEISKPVTIIGYEFPIIDGIIDIQNTQNILITGLNFTSTDIWYAIYLYNVTNVVIKGNQFGPLDDGYGVYSEYVQNLEIMDNVFLENYEAAVYAEYVWGLTIEGNEFVENGESDYGAIYMYETSMATIRGNAFSNNYYQDIYIDWAVSFLVIENNTFIANPDYNDYCIYAYSLTETTIRNNVISGYEFGIYIYYSANNVIDGNLITNSVSRGIYVGWSSNHLIKYNVIENTTGSYEPLGAYLYYSDYSKFEGNYIKNANHSGVRMEYIKNVTLFEIPSVDYQWLELDPADADVVITGDDHDIYYDTGDYYALPFTFPFFGRNITAIDVNTNGLIELLENGESCNECDDYNTHIDKDHFGHMDAIFALNDDLAAVGDGYVAIYNLTDRVVIDYYVITYPDWDYYGFISDWSGDFNITDYYLRFQVILYEDGRVRWNIKDFKPLMNYGDYWVGVYAQEENMEGVASDLLYGFNLGGGKSYEFSGSSGEPMKNDVVSYNIIENGTYRGIYVRESGSVLIKGNDISKFGDSILLMGSTNVDILGNYIHDSEYGISSQSSDMVEIHHNSITGNDVGVYNPLEPWINATLNWWGAPDGPSAIEGATYTGTTPTGSGDSVSDYVYFDPWLTTDPGLAAKIEFSSLRVTPTSVNPGDPVTVSAMVENVGTLLGEYTAELKIDGTVTEVSTGLVIPGDLIDVVFTPVFNEKGTYEVTIDGLPPIKVYIGVESRLATYNALYQMAIIWTNLFFAASDDFNELYLQAQESGVDNETLSLAMETYENATEVILHAWNEEDLEHLRRTLWNMRGVIPRVYEIRDAYLKVKEAISILESAMS, encoded by the coding sequence ATGAAAAAAGTCCAAGCTGCGTTCTTGATGATGTTTTTATTGTTTGCAGTCATGCCTGCAAGGTACGGGCTGCTCAGTGCACAGCCGCTCTATGCGGAAGTGTGGGTCAATGACGATGCTCCTGCTGACTGGTATGGAGGCAACCACGTCGCCACACTGCAAGAAGCCGTCTCTCTCGTTGCTGAAAACGGGATAATCCACGTTCTTCCTGGAGAATACTACGAAGATGAACCGATCGAGATCTCCAAACCTGTAACAATAATTGGCTACGAGTTCCCAATAATTGATGGTATCATAGATATACAGAACACCCAGAACATTCTCATCACCGGCCTTAACTTCACGAGTACAGACATCTGGTACGCGATTTACCTCTACAACGTTACCAACGTCGTTATAAAAGGAAACCAGTTCGGTCCCCTAGACGATGGATACGGAGTGTATTCTGAGTACGTGCAGAACCTAGAGATAATGGATAATGTGTTCCTTGAGAACTATGAGGCCGCGGTCTATGCTGAGTACGTATGGGGCCTCACCATTGAGGGGAACGAGTTCGTAGAAAACGGAGAGAGCGACTACGGGGCAATCTACATGTATGAGACCAGCATGGCGACCATAAGGGGAAACGCCTTCTCAAACAACTATTACCAAGACATCTACATAGATTGGGCCGTTTCGTTTTTGGTCATAGAGAACAACACCTTCATCGCGAATCCTGACTACAATGACTACTGCATTTACGCCTATTCTCTCACGGAAACGACGATCAGGAACAACGTAATCTCGGGGTATGAGTTTGGGATTTACATCTACTACTCGGCCAACAACGTGATAGATGGAAACCTTATTACCAACAGCGTTTCGAGAGGAATCTACGTTGGATGGTCCAGCAACCACCTTATCAAGTACAACGTAATTGAGAACACGACAGGCTCCTATGAGCCTCTGGGAGCGTACCTGTACTACTCAGACTACTCCAAGTTCGAAGGGAACTACATCAAAAACGCCAATCACTCTGGAGTCAGAATGGAATATATAAAGAATGTTACCCTCTTTGAGATACCTTCCGTTGATTATCAATGGCTGGAACTAGACCCCGCAGACGCCGACGTTGTAATAACCGGCGACGACCACGATATTTACTATGACACAGGCGATTATTACGCACTACCCTTCACGTTCCCGTTCTTCGGGAGGAACATAACGGCCATAGACGTCAACACCAATGGATTAATAGAACTCCTGGAGAACGGGGAGAGCTGCAACGAGTGCGATGACTACAACACCCACATAGACAAAGACCATTTCGGTCACATGGATGCAATATTTGCCCTCAACGATGACCTAGCTGCAGTCGGCGACGGATACGTTGCCATATACAACCTCACGGACAGGGTTGTCATTGACTACTACGTTATAACATACCCTGACTGGGACTATTATGGATTTATTTCGGACTGGAGCGGCGACTTCAACATCACGGACTACTACCTCCGCTTCCAGGTGATACTCTATGAAGATGGCAGGGTAAGGTGGAACATAAAGGACTTCAAGCCCCTGATGAACTACGGTGACTACTGGGTCGGGGTATATGCCCAGGAGGAGAATATGGAAGGAGTTGCCAGCGACCTCCTCTACGGATTTAACCTTGGAGGCGGGAAGTCCTATGAGTTCTCCGGTTCCTCCGGAGAGCCCATGAAGAACGACGTTGTTTCGTACAACATCATCGAAAACGGAACCTACCGGGGCATCTACGTCAGGGAGTCCGGTAGCGTTCTGATAAAGGGCAACGACATCTCAAAGTTCGGAGACAGTATACTGCTTATGGGCTCAACAAACGTGGATATCCTGGGCAACTACATACACGATTCAGAGTACGGGATATCCTCCCAGAGCAGCGACATGGTGGAAATCCACCACAACAGCATAACGGGCAACGACGTTGGTGTCTATAACCCATTGGAACCCTGGATCAATGCAACCCTCAACTGGTGGGGAGCCCCAGATGGACCGAGTGCCATAGAGGGAGCCACCTACACGGGTACAACCCCCACGGGAAGCGGGGACAGCGTCAGCGATTACGTTTACTTTGACCCCTGGCTAACCACGGATCCGGGCCTCGCGGCCAAAATTGAGTTCTCATCCCTTCGCGTTACCCCAACGTCAGTAAATCCGGGGGATCCGGTTACGGTCTCAGCCATGGTAGAGAACGTCGGCACGCTCCTTGGAGAGTACACTGCGGAACTGAAGATCGACGGAACCGTTACTGAGGTATCGACCGGGCTCGTTATTCCAGGAGATTTAATCGATGTCGTCTTCACACCGGTGTTCAACGAGAAGGGAACTTACGAGGTCACAATAGACGGTCTCCCACCAATCAAAGTCTACATTGGCGTCGAATCCAGACTCGCGACCTATAATGCCCTCTACCAGATGGCAATAATCTGGACGAACCTGTTCTTCGCGGCCAGCGATGACTTCAACGAGCTTTACCTCCAAGCCCAGGAAAGCGGAGTGGACAATGAGACCCTCTCTCTTGCAATGGAGACCTACGAGAACGCCACAGAAGTGATCCTCCACGCCTGGAACGAGGAAGACTTGGAGCACCTGCGCAGAACACTTTGGAACATGAGGGGAGTGATTCCGAGGGTTTACGAGATAAGGGATGCTTACCTAAAAGTCAAAGAGGCAATCTCAATACTTGAGTCGGCCATGAGTTGA
- the pyrE gene encoding orotate phosphoribosyltransferase: protein MKDELIEMIFREEAILFGRFVLTSGKESDYYINIKKLITNPQALRLIAKLMKSRAEELGLEFDKVAGPELGAVPIATALALETDKPLIIVRKKKKEYGTGRQIEGEVKPGDRILLVEDVTTTGGSVLRAAEILEKEGAEVVAISVVVDREEGAKEKIAEKYVFLPLVTVSELFARRDSASSQKGE, encoded by the coding sequence ATGAAGGACGAGCTCATCGAGATGATCTTTCGGGAGGAGGCTATACTCTTCGGGCGCTTTGTTCTCACCTCCGGAAAGGAGAGCGACTACTACATCAACATCAAAAAGCTCATCACGAATCCACAGGCACTGAGGCTCATTGCAAAGCTGATGAAATCGAGGGCCGAGGAGCTGGGTCTTGAGTTCGATAAGGTGGCCGGCCCTGAGCTTGGAGCGGTTCCGATAGCCACTGCCTTAGCCCTCGAAACGGATAAGCCCCTCATCATCGTCAGGAAGAAAAAGAAGGAATACGGCACCGGTAGGCAGATAGAGGGCGAAGTGAAGCCCGGCGACAGAATTCTCCTGGTCGAGGACGTCACAACTACTGGAGGCAGCGTTCTCAGGGCGGCAGAGATTCTTGAGAAAGAAGGTGCGGAAGTTGTTGCTATAAGCGTTGTTGTGGACAGGGAAGAAGGGGCCAAAGAAAAAATAGCAGAGAAGTATGTTTTCCTCCCGCTCGTCACGGTCTCAGAGCTTTTTGCCCGCAGGGATTCTGCTTCCTCGCAAAAGGGAGAGTAA
- the lrpA gene encoding HTH-type transcriptional regulator LrpA has translation MLDERDKIIIDMLTKDARTPFTEIAKVLGISETAVRKRVKALEEAGVIRQYTIVVDPSKLGYNLVSLTGVDTLPEKIFEVANKLKEFEFVRNVYLTSGDHMIMAEVWAKDGEDLSDIISNRIGKLNGVTKVCPAIILEKLK, from the coding sequence ATGCTTGATGAAAGGGACAAGATTATAATCGACATGCTCACCAAAGATGCCCGCACTCCGTTCACGGAGATAGCGAAGGTACTGGGCATCAGCGAGACGGCCGTCAGGAAGAGGGTCAAGGCTCTCGAGGAGGCAGGGGTTATACGACAGTACACCATCGTGGTTGATCCGTCGAAGCTCGGTTACAACCTCGTCAGCCTTACCGGGGTTGACACACTCCCCGAGAAGATATTCGAGGTCGCAAACAAGCTCAAGGAGTTCGAGTTCGTGAGGAACGTCTACCTCACGAGCGGCGACCACATGATAATGGCCGAGGTCTGGGCCAAGGACGGAGAGGACCTTTCGGACATAATCTCCAACAGGATAGGTAAACTCAACGGCGTCACCAAGGTTTGCCCGGCCATAATCCTCGAGAAGCTGAAGTGA